A region of the Balnearium lithotrophicum genome:
AATTTAAAGGTGATAAATCCCAAATCTCTCGTTAAATTTTCTATTAATGAGCGGATTTTTTCCATTTCCCTTTTAGCCTTTCTCTTAACAGAATTTCTAAATCCCAGAGTACCTCTCTATTCCCAAAGCGATTTTAAAGTATTGTTTAGCTTATTTACAATGTTAGTGATATTGAAAGGTTTAACCGACACTGATTTTTTGAGATTCATAGCCACTAAGCTTGAAAAAGGTAGATTTGTCGGTCATAAACTGGTCATTTTTACGGCAATAATATCGATGTTTCTTACAAATGATGTAGCTGTTTTAATAGTTGTTCCAATTACTTTACTTATGGAATTTAAGAACATCGAAAAATTGGTGATTCTTGAAATAGCAGCTGCTAATGCTGGTTCTTCGCTTACACCTTTTGGTAATCCTCAAAACCTTTTTATTTACTACCACTTTAACTTGGAGTTTAGGGAATTCGTAAGAGAAATTTTTATATTCTCTGTGTTTACAGTATTTTTAATACTTACTTTAACTCCAAGAATAAATCTTGAAAACAAAAAAATATATAGAACTTATTCTAAGAGTGCCTATATCTTTCTGTTGTTTTTTACAATTTTCATTCTTTCTGTATTAAAGATAATACCTTTGTGGATTAATACTGTAACACTTCTCTATGCCTTTATAGTCAATAGAAAACTTCTTAGAATCGATTATCCACTATTATTAACCTTTTTCTTCTTTTTTGGTTTTACAGACAATCTAACTCATCTAATTCAGATAAGACTAAGTTCTCCAAAAGATGTTTTCCTGTATTCTGCATTTGGAAGCCAGATTATAAGTAATGTTCCGGCAGCTCTCTTTTTTGGAGACTTAACAAACGACTGGAAGACTCTTCTATGGGGGGTGAACGTAGGAGGTTTTGGAACACTTGTCTCTTCGCTTGCTAATTTAATAGGTTATAAACTTTACTGTGAAAAATCCAACAAGAGAAAGGGTTTTCTTATTAAGTTCCACACAATAAATTTCACTCTGTTTTTTACTGGTATTTTATTATTTTTCACACTTAAAAAGTTTATGCTTAATTGTTGCATTCCTTAAATTTAACTATAATCTGCTTACTTAAAT
Encoded here:
- a CDS encoding SLC13 family permease translates to MINPKSLVKFSINERIFSISLLAFLLTEFLNPRVPLYSQSDFKVLFSLFTMLVILKGLTDTDFLRFIATKLEKGRFVGHKLVIFTAIISMFLTNDVAVLIVVPITLLMEFKNIEKLVILEIAAANAGSSLTPFGNPQNLFIYYHFNLEFREFVREIFIFSVFTVFLILTLTPRINLENKKIYRTYSKSAYIFLLFFTIFILSVLKIIPLWINTVTLLYAFIVNRKLLRIDYPLLLTFFFFFGFTDNLTHLIQIRLSSPKDVFLYSAFGSQIISNVPAALFFGDLTNDWKTLLWGVNVGGFGTLVSSLANLIGYKLYCEKSNKRKGFLIKFHTINFTLFFTGILLFFTLKKFMLNCCIP